The genomic segment TATGTTAGAACTAGTCTTTGAATCGATAAATCCTATATTTCAATTGTTAAAGTATTGGTTTCGATTAAACTGAATAAGTTTATGTACTCTTTTAACAGATCTTGATGCTTTTAGCTCAAAGTAGTGTGTTATACTAAGTATCTAAGTTTGTGATTTGTTCAAAAATGCTTCAGGAGATTTGAAAGAATCATGGGTTCTAAGCATAACCCACCAGGGAATAATAGATCGAGAAGTACACTATCTCTACTCGTTGTGGTTGGTTTATGCTGTTTCTTCTACCTTCTTGGAGCATGGCAAAAGAGTGGGTTTGGTAAAGGAGATAGCATAGCTATGGAGATCACAAAACAAGCTCAGTGCACTGATATTGTCACTGAACTTGACTTTGAGCCTCATCACAACACAGTGAAGATCCCTGAAAAAGCTGATCCGAAGCCTGTTTCTTTCAAGCCGTGTGATGTGAAGCTCAAGGATTACACGCCTTGTCAGGAGCAGGACAGAGCCATGAAGTTCCCGAGAGAGAACATGATTTACAGAGAGAGACATTGTCCTCCTGATAATGAGAAACTGCGTTGTCTTATTCCAGCTCCTAAAGGGTATATGACTCCGTTCCCTTGGCCTAAAAGTAGAGATTACGTTCACTATGCTAATGCTCCTTTCAAGAGCTTGACTGTTGAAAAAGCTGGACAGAACTGGGTTCAGTTTCAAGGAAATGTGTTTAAATTCCCTGGTGGAGGAACTATGTTTCCTCAAGGCGCGGATGCGTATATAGAAGAGTTAGCTTCTGTTATCCCAATCAAAGATGGCTCTGTTAGAACTGCATTGGACACTGGATGTGGGGTAAGTTGGTTTCATTGTTTCCGCTGGAAATATGTTTTGATTCATAGTAGAACCTTATTGATTCTAATGTTCTATCTCTAGGTTGCAAGTTGGGGTGCTTATATGCTTAAGAGGAATGTTTTGGCTATGTCCTTTGCGCCAAGGGATAACCACGAAGCACAAGTTCAGTTTGCGCTGGAGAGAGGTGTTCCAGCGATCATCGCTGTTCTTGGATCAATTCTTCTTCCTTACCCTGCAAGAGCCTTTGATATGGCTCAATGCTCTCGATGCTTGATACCATGGACCGCAAACGGTATATATAAACTATCAAATTAAGCGCGCAAATTCACATTTCTTGCtcaatatatatactcatattTGTGTCTTTGATTGGTTGTACAGAGGGAACGTACTTAATGGAAGTTGATAGAGTCTTGAGACCTGGAGGTTACTGGGTCTTATCAGGTCCTCCGATCAACTGGAAGACATGGCACAAGACGTGGAACCGAACTAAAGCAGAACTCAACGCTGAGCAAAAGAAAATAGAGGACATCGCAGAGTCCTTATGCTGGGAGAAGAAGTATGAGAAGGGAGACATTGCAATTTTCAGAAAGAAGATAAACGACAGATCATGCGATAGATCAACACCAGTTAACACCTGCAAGAGAAAGGACACTGATGATGTCTGGTACAAGGAGATAGAAACTTGTGTAACACCATTCCCTAAAGTATCAAGCGAAAAAGAAGTTGCTGGAGGAGAGCTAAAGAAGTTCCCGGAGAGACTATTCGCTGTGCCTCCAAGTATCTCTAAAGGTTTGATTAACGGCGTTGACGCAGAATCATACCAAGAAGACATCAATCTATGGAAGAAGCGAGTGACTGCNNNNNNNNNNNNNNNNNNNNNNNNNNNNNNNNNNNNNNNNNNNNNNNNNNNNNNNNNNNNNNNNNNNNNNNNNNNNNNNNNNNNNNNNNNNNNNNNNNNNNNNNNNNNNNNNNNNNNNNNNNNNNNNNNNNNNNNNNNNNNNNNNNNNNNNNNNNNNNNNNNNNNNNNNNNNNNNNNNNNNNNNNNNNNNNNNNNNNNNNNNNNNNNNNNNNNNNNNNNNNNNNNNNNNNNNNNNNNNNNNNNNNNNNNNNNNNNNNNNNNNNNNNNNNNNNNNNNNNNNNNNNNNNNNNNNNNNNNNNNNNNNNNNNNNNNNNNNNNNNNNNNNNNNNNNNNNNNNNNNNNNNNNNNNNNNNNNNNNNNNNNNNNNNNNNAATCTATGGAAGAAACGAGTGACTGCATACAAGAGAATCAACAGACTGATAGGTTCCACTAGATACCGTAATGTGATGGACATGAATGCTGGACTTGGTGGTTTCGCTGCTGCTCTTGAATCGCCTAAATCTTGGGTTATGAATGTGATTCCAACCATTAACAAGAACACATTGAGTGTTGTCTATGAGAGAGGTCTCATTGGTATCTACCATGACTGGTAAGAACATATCTATACACAACTCTTCATCTCTCTCCCTTCAATAGTTCTTTACATTGTTTTCCAATATCTTTCAACTTTTTCAAATCTCTACAGGTGTGAAGGCTTTTCAACTTATCCAAGAACATACGATTTCATTCATGCTAGTGGTGTCTTCAGCTTGTATCAGCACAGGtaacaaaattacaaacccTACCTTAAACCCTAAAGCTACAAACTTTATGAAAATTAGTAACTTTAACCCTAAAGCTAGAAACTTTAAGAGAGCTAGTGATTGAATGGTTATGTTCTCTACATGGGTTCGTTAAGTAACGGGTTAGTTTCATTTTCGCAGCTGCAAACTTGAAGATATTCTTCTAGAAACTGATCGGATTTTACGGCCGGAAGGGATTGTGATATTCCGGGATGAGGTTGATGTTTTGAACGATGTGAGGAAGATCGCTGATGGAATGAGATGGGATACTAAATTGATGGATCACGAAGACGGTCCTCTCGTGCCGGAGAAGATTCTTGTCGCCGTTAAGCAGTATTGGGTCGCCGGCGACGATGGAAAGAGTTctccgtcgtcttcttcttcttctgagaatagtgaagaagaataaaaacaaaactcctCAGGTATTGGATTTTACAGTCCCTGTACTTTTACATATTTACAAGGTTTAACCACAAAGTTTGTTCAAATCAATTAAACCCAAATTCTGTATTATGattgagttgtttttttttttgttgttgtatgataTCAGGTGAAGGTTTACTAAGCTTGAAGTGTAGATCTATTTTACAACACCTGGAAAAATTCTTATCAAAAGGAAGGAATCAGAATTTTTCCATGAAAGAAAGGTGTCAAAAAGCTGTAATACAATATAGATGATGATCAAGACGAATATGtgcatttgtgtttttatttttgttccctagtttttaattttatttttgaaggaaaaaaaaaagtttaatagtTCCATGTGTTTGGCAAGATAGTTTGAAGCGTTTTGGACACCTTGGACGCTAGTTTATGATGTGACCttgacatttttttataataatagtCTTTTGTATTGAAGGAAAAAGACTATGATATAAATGGaaacttttatataattttaaattagataAAACTAGAAGTTTTGTAGGAAAATATCAATAATAGTTCAATGACATTAGTGTAGGGAAACTGATTCAAATGTCGGTCGGTTGATGTACGTAAATGGATATTACTGTTTTGGAACAAAGCTATAGTTGTCATGGGGCACCTTTTGTCTCGTGACTTGCATCAtacattaatataatatatgttgtatttcttacattattaactaaaacaaaatagcaTTTTACAAAGATTGATATATAATCATAGGTGTTTTAGACGAATATGTATCTCTAAAAACACAATCTAACTTTTTAAGTTAACACATGAAGCTTAAACAAAACGAATTAGTCCACACTAGGCTCCGTTCGAATAAAACTATGGGCTGTGAAATTGAGACCCTTAGCTACAAACAAAAAGAGGCAAATTATTACTAGGAATAACTTTTTGAAGGATAAAAacatctcttttttctctctctaagcGACGATTAGGTTAAGCCGCCGCTACAAATTCGTTTTCTCAGTTCTGCCTCTCCGGCGGCCACCACGGCGCTGTGAGAGGGCTCTCtagttcttttctttgtctttcttttgttttgttatctttgTTTGCTGAATTTTGGTTTTCGATTGAGGAGTTGCTGGTGAACTCTGGTTGTGAAAGGGTGTCTTTGCGGAAGCGGTCGAAGGTGGGTCAGATCTTCTAGGGTTCGAGGGTAGTTCAGAGAGGGTGATGCCGGATCTGGTAGATTCACGGTTTTCTTTTGCCTAATAAATTCAGCCTCTTTGCTTTTCTCGACCTAGATCTTTTTCTGCTTTGTGCTTTTCATCGTAACTATGCCGCGGATGTGGTTTTGGGTGGTCTCTCACCAGTTTCCCTCAAGCTATCATCTTTTAGtttgctctttctctctttggttCAGCCTTTGGTTTCCATCTGGGTTGTTCCAGGTGCTTTGGTTTCTCTGAAATTGATGCTAGTCTCAAAGTTTACAGATTTTCATATTCGGGGTGGAGATTGCAGTGAATGATATATGGCTCGTTTTGATGGTGTTCTTGTTCGCAAGAAGGGTTAATTCGAGTGGGTAGGCTTGGCTCCTTGTCTTTGCTTTGCAGATCGGGTAGAGATCTGAAAGGGTTGTGTAGACTTCTTTCTAGGCGTAATTTGATAGCGCAGAGTCGTTATTGTCGTCGCATCCGGAAGTGGTTGAAGTTCAACTAAGTTCTTGCTTGCCGGGTTATGAAGGTCTAGGGTTCTTGGTTTGGAGAGGTCGGCTCTCATCTTGATAGGAGGAAGTGGTTGTTATCTTTGGTATGCTAGAGGACATCATTGATAAATCTCATTCTTTGGattttcagaagaagaagttgatttgttgaatttgagCTAGCGTCTCTCTTAAGAGTGAAGTCTTGTTGCTTTTGTGTTTAAACCTTGGTTGCAATTTCTGTTGATTTGAGGCTTAAAATTTATGCTTTGTATGTTTAAAGTTCTTAGCTCTCTGTTTAGTTTCCGGGGACTTTCCTTTCGTCCGTCGGTTTAGACCCCCCTTGTTTGGGCTTTTAGACTCCGGGGATATTCATGTTTCCGCCGACTGAAGTTTGTAATCCATGTATCTTTCACGTTTATTATCAATATTAacatcagatgacaaaaaaaaaaactttttgaaggATAGGAAAATATAATGGCCATGGATGGAATAAAAGGAccaataaatagtaaaaatacaACTACCACTTTCGTCTTAGTGATGAGTCTGTaaaggaaactttttttttgtttcattcaatTATTAGTTCCATACTCTCCCGTTTGAATCATAActttcttataaaaatatacgTCATACGTGTACTTCCATCCATACACACTTATTTGTTTGGCTTATAGTTCCGTGACAATAAAAACATGTGGCTTATTCTTCTAAACCTAATCACACCGATTCATGTAATGAGTTGATATACAAATGTAATTTATGTTGTTATATTCAATATGAGCACAAAGTATTTATACAGAGGTGTCTAGTTTAGAGGTGTCTAGTTTAGACGATAGTATCGTATCTACAAGAATATAGGAGATAGAAGATTTAGATATATCCTAAGCCTAATACTCCCTTCACGTTGGTGGGACGAAATCTCGGACACCCAACATGGacaataaattttgaaaaataagtgTGGGCAACGACTTAGTGAGAAGATCAGCCATTTGGTCCTTAGTTGAAATGTGTTCAGTAGTGATTAGCTTATCTTGAACTGCATCTCGCACCTGATGATAATCCCGCTcatgaaaaactggatttgcagCAATGTGAATGGCCGCCTGACTTTCATAGTACAAAAGAATCGGGTGTGAATGATCCACTCCTAGATCCTCCATTAAACCCTTCAACCATTTGACCTCCTTGAGAGTGTAAGCCATGGCTCTGTGCTCATTCTCGACCGACGAACTAGACACTGTATCCTGCTTCTTTGTCCACCAGGATATAGGCGAGTCACCGAGATATAGAACGTAAGCAGAAAGAGACCGACGAGTGCAAAGAGACGCCGAATGATCAGCATCGCAGTAGGCAGTCAGAGTGAGAGAACTGTCAGACCGTAGAAAAATGGCTTGAGAAGGAGAGATTTTGAGATAACTAACAAGTTGTAGAGCAGCCTCCCAATGAGCAACAAGAGGAATCTTCATGAATTGTGAAAGAATGTGCACAGCATAACTCAAATTCGGGCGAGTGATGGTTAAGTAGATAAAACGGCCTACTAAGCGGTGATATTGGTCTGGATTTGCATATGCCGGATCCTTCACCAAACCAAGCTTATGATTGAGTTCCATTGGAGTCAAAACTGGCTTTGCACCTAACATACCAGCCTCGTGGATAATGTCTAGAGCATACTTCCGTTGAGATAAACAGAACTCGTCTTTGCCACGTGAAACCTCGagacccaaaaaatatttcagctTGCCAAGGTCCTTCATGTGAAAACAATTGTTGAGCTGCACcttaaacttgttaaaaaccGTTAGATTATTCCCAGCAAGAACaaagtcatcaacataaacaagaaTATGCAGAATAACATCCCCGTGAATCAAAGTAAACAAAGAGTAGTCCTGGTAGCTTTGTTTAAATCCGAATTCGCTAAGTGCAGTTGACAACTTGGAGAACCAACATCGAGGCGATTGCTTGAGACCGTACAACAATTTACGAAGGCGACACACCTTATTGGGATCGCTGGATTTAAAACCTGGAGGTAGCTTCATGTAAACTTCTTCCTCAAGATCCCCATGGAGGAAGGCATTATGAACGTCCATTTGGTGAACCTCCCAATTCTTGGCAGCGGCTACACCAAGAAGAGAACGTACGGTTGTCATCTTCGCAACCGGAGCAAAGGTTTCCTTGAAATCGACACCTTCCTTTTGATGATTACCCATGGCCACAAGGCGGGCTTTATGACGTTCAAAAGAACCATCCAAGTTAATCTTCAACTTGTACACCCATTTGCTGTTAATGGCTTTCTTCCCCAGTGGCAAATCAGTGACATCCCACGTATGATTAGCCTCAAGTGCCTCTATTTCTTTGCGCATCGCATCGCATTGCACCACTCTTTAATGATAACCGCATCCTTGAAATGGCGAGGTTTGTTGCTGTCTAAAATTGATGCCATGAAAGCAATATGGTTTGCGGAGAAGCCCTCATTAGATAAATACTACGAGATAGGGTATAGTATCTTACCAGAGACCGTAGAGGAGGACAATGATTCGTCAGGAGCGAGAACGTGAGAGGAGGAGTGTACAGGAGGGACAACAAAATCTTTAAGCAGAATAGAATAAAACTTCTCGCGATGACCCTTGTCCAACAATTCTGGTAAACCGGGTGTAGACGGTGACTTATCATCCGACTGATCCGTAACAGGAAGAGGAAACAGAGATGAGGAAGGAGAGGCGGAGCTCTCCATGTCAAGGGAAACCGAAAGAGAAACGGGTGTCATGACCAGGGTTAACACTCGAGCCAACACAGGAGAATCCTCTTGAAGAGATATAGGTTGTGCAACCGCCGGGGTAGTAAGGGTGGTGACACCTAGTCATCATCAACCACGACGAGTTGTGGTGACGAAGGAGGAGGCGGAGACGATGAATGGTGGAGAAACGGAAAAATCTCCTCTTGAAACCAGACATCGCGGCTAATAAAAATTTTCTTGGTATCAAGATCAAACAAGTGCAATCCCTTCTTACCATATGGATAGCCAATGAAGACACATTTTTGACTGCGAGGACCAAATTTATCCTTATCCCTAGAATGATGATGAGCATAGCATAAGCAGCCAAATGTGTGGATCATATCATACGACGGACGATGGCCAAATAAGACTTCATAAAGAGTCTTGTTTTGTAACACGGACGACGGTGTGCAGTTGATTAAATGAGTTGCGGTGAGGATGCTTTCTCCCCAGAACTTGACCGGCATATGGCTTTGAAAGAGACATGCACGAGCAACGTTGAGAATATGGCGGTGTTTGCATTCTACCTGTCCATTATGTTGAGGAGTTTCAACGCATGATGTTTTATGAAGGATGCCATGTTCTTGAAAGTATGAAGAGAGACACATGAATTCAGTGCCATTGTCAGTACGAAAAGACTTGATCGATTTTCCAAACTAACGTTCAGACATAGCACAAAAATTTCGAATTAATTGTGAGACATCGGATTTAGCAGACATGAGGTATGTCCATTCAGCGCGAGAGTGATTATCAACCAATGTTAGGAAATACGTAGCACCGGTTGTATAAGGAGTACGATAAGGACTCCATACATCACAATAAACAAGTGAGAAACAATTCGTTGCTTTATTATTACTCTCATGAAAAACATCTCTTGTTTGCTTAACATGAAAACAAATGTCACAACTTTTTAAAACCTCAATGTTCCTAGGAGAATCAACACATTCggttaaagaaactaaaacaccAGGTGAAGGATGTCCGAGCCTACGATGCCACAACCCACTAGACGCCTCAAGAGTCGCTAATGCTTTGTGAGACCGAGCAGCCAACACTCCCGTAAAGTAGTACACTCCCTCACGTTCTTCACCCGTTCCAGTCAAAGTCCTCGAAAAACGGTCATGTAAGAAACAAAGAGTGTCAGTAAAAGTCCCAATGGAACCAGTTTGCTTGAGAAGTTTCAAAACTGATATCAAAGTGCAGTTGAAATCAGGAACaaacaaaatgttttgagtAAATAAGCGGAGCTCATCGGAAGTGAACCACACTTGGTAGCTCGTGATGGTCGACCATCAGGTTTCGTAACAGGTG from the Camelina sativa cultivar DH55 chromosome 12, Cs, whole genome shotgun sequence genome contains:
- the LOC104731733 gene encoding probable methyltransferase PMT14, whose translation is MGSKHNPPGNNRSRSTLSLLVVVGLCCFFYLLGAWQKSGFGKGDSIAMEITKQAQCTDIVTELDFEPHHNTVKIPEKADPKPVSFKPCDVKLKDYTPCQEQDRAMKFPRENMIYRERHCPPDNEKLRCLIPAPKGYMTPFPWPKSRDYVHYANAPFKSLTVEKAGQNWVQFQGNVFKFPGGGTMFPQGADAYIEELASVIPIKDGSVRTALDTGCGVASWGAYMLKRNVLAMSFAPRDNHEAQVQFALERGVPAIIAVLGSILLPYPARAFDMAQCSRCLIPWTANEGTYLMEVDRVLRPGGYWVLSGPPINWKTWHKTWNRTKAELNAEQKKIEDIAESLCWEKKYEKGDIAIFRKKINDRSCDRSTPVNTCKRKDTDDVWYKEIETCVTPFPKVSSEKEVAGGELKKFPERLFAVPPSISKGLINGVDAESYQEDINLWKKRVTAYKRINRLIGSTRYRNVMDMNAGLGGFAAALESPKSWVMNVIPTINKNTLSVVYERGLIGIYHDWCEGFSTYPRTYDFIHASGVFSLYQHSCKLEDILLETDRILRPEGIVIFRDEVDVLNDVRKIADGMRWDTKLMDHEDGPLVPEKILVAVKQYWVAGDDGKSSPSSSSSSENSEEE
- the LOC104733516 gene encoding uncharacterized protein LOC104733516, which produces MWESLRSRFSVSNGVRKQVLKDEIAGCKQNGQSVLEYYGRLSKLWKELQNYKNGCDCTCAAATGIAQEREEDRIHQFLFGLDLPRFSNIRSTITGEDPKPPLTQVYSQVIREEQNLNVVQSKELVQTEAVGFNVKTEVPAHAAAVTGPRFRDRASLSCTHCRRQGHEASECFQLHGFPEWYFDNKGGTRPDNRDTSNRLFSEEDVQQGVLVAVEVGPTMLASYTGASHHMTGDISLLVDVFDIIPSPVTKPDGRPSRATKCVLKLLKQTGSIGTFTDTLCFLHDRFSRTLTGTGEEREGVYYFTGVLAARSHKALATLEASSGLWHRRLGHPSPGVLVSLTECVDSPRNIEFGKSIKSFRTDNGTEFMCLSSYFQEHGILHKTSCVETPQHNGQVECKHRHILNVARACLFQSHMPVKFWGESILTATHLINCTPSSVLQNKTLYEVLFGHRPSYDMIHTFGCLCYAHHHSRDKDKFGPRSQKCVFIGYPYGKKGLHLFDLDTKKIFISRDVWFQEEIFPFLHHSSSPPPPSSPQLVVVDDD